Proteins co-encoded in one Aspergillus fumigatus Af293 chromosome 6, whole genome shotgun sequence genomic window:
- a CDS encoding BRcat and Rcat domain-containing protein, translated as MAFVLAPEIDQPTADLLIQLQLQDASLYFKSSKGKSRDPTDEELAFQLQNEELEIISQLLADRRMATSFAAAVQADGCIVAVNQVEEENACKDRDIARQWTEDGRLESSADFESTPATLDDETLAKLQILYVSGMEGYHIMGVMGTGDSETEQAESSAWAARQTSQSLSPMRRCVACREQTEFVNVARAPCQHEYCRPCLEDLFKASLTDESLFPPRCCRQPINMNIARIFLKSDLIEQYEKKKIKFKTPNRTYCYYSECGAFINTSHINGEVATCPSCGHTTYTNCKGRAHIGDCPNDTAMQQLLATAEENGWQRCYSCWRIVELDHGCNHMTCHCGAQFCYNCRAQWKNYRCEQWDERRLLARAFQLIDREEDQPLAANPPPDIDEPQLEGHLAPDDKSHLGSQEAQPEQADKESNGAPEASASPCFQTPRDILVARTIQELRENHECVHDRWKYIPGAHQCEECSYYLREYIFECRQCRIQACNRCRRNRL; from the exons ATGGCCTTTGTACTAGCACCAGAAATAGACCAGCCTACAGCTGACCTGCTAATTCAACTACAGCTGCAAGATGCCAGCCTTTATTTTAAATCCTCCAAAGGAAAATCACGCGATCCCACTGACGAAGAGCTGGCGTTTCAGCTACAAAATGAGGAGTTAGAAATTATTTCTCAGTTGCTCGCGGATAGACGAATGGCTACAAGTTTCGCAGCTGCAGTACAAGCTGACGGATGCATCGTGGCTGTGAACCaggtggaagaagagaacgcATGTAAAGACCGCGATATCGCTCGTCAGTGGACGGAGGATGGTCGTCTTGAGTCTTCAGCTGATTTCGAATCAACACCAGcgactttggatgatgaaaCTCTGGCTAAACTCCAAATCTTATATGTGTCAGGCATGGAGGGATACCACATCATGGGGGTCATGGGCACAGGCGATTCCGAAACTGAGCAAGCCGAGTCGTCTGCTTGGGCAGCTCGACAAACCAGTCAATCACTATCGCCAATGCGTCGATGTGTAGCCTGTCGAGAGCAAACAGAGTTTGTCAACGTGGCGCGTGCTCCTTGTCAGCATGAGTATTGTCGTCCCTGTTTGGAGGACCTTTTCAAAGCTTCATTAACAGATGAATCCCTGTTCCCTCCGCGATGCTGCCGACAACCCATAAATATGAACATAGCTCGTATATTTCTCAAGTCCGATCTAATAGAGCAGtacgagaaaaagaagattaAGTTCAAAACTCCAAACAGAACGTACTGCTACTATTCTGAATGTGGTGCGTTCATCAACACATCCCACATTAATGGTGAAGTAGCCACATGCCCCAGTTGCGGGCACACGACTTATACGAACTGCAAAGGGCGGGCACATATAGGAGACTGTCCAAACGACACAGCCATGCAACAGCTGTTAGCAACCGCAGAAGAAAACGGATGGCAACGCTGCTATTCATGCTGGAGAATAGTGGAACTGGATCATGGTTGTAATCATATGAC CTGTCACTGTGGTGCTCAATTTTGTTACAACTGCAGAGCGCAGTGGAAGAATTACAGGTGTGAGCAATGGGATGAGCGTCGTCTTCTTGCGCGTGCCTTTCAATTAattgatcgagaagaagaccagCCTCTCGCTGCCAACCCTCCACCAGATATCGATGAGCCTCAGCTGGAGGGTCACCTTGCTCCAGATGATAAGTCTCATTTAGGAAGTCAGGAAGCGCAACCAGAGCAGGCAGACAAAGAGTCGAACGGCGCTCCAGAAGCTTCAGCATCCCCTTGTTTTCAGACACCACGAGATATTTTGGTTGCGAGAACCATTCAGGAGCTCAGAGAGAATCATGAGTGCGTGCATGATAGATGGAAGTATATTCCAGGGGCCCATCAATGCGAGGAGTGTTCCTATTATCTGCGGGAATATATATTCGAATGTCGTCAATGCAGGATTCAAGCTTGCAACCGGTGCAGAAGGAATAGGCTTTAG